From the genome of Camelus bactrianus isolate YW-2024 breed Bactrian camel chromosome 33, ASM4877302v1, whole genome shotgun sequence, one region includes:
- the MSANTD2 gene encoding myb/SANT-like DNA-binding domain-containing protein 2 isoform X4, which translates to MPPPFSSARGFSAPHPRPSPRERSGRRGRARGGRPGAPDGLRAAAGARNRPPAGEPGPRAAPESAAAGCAGASLPGGAAAAAWKMAAPCGSELPANSPLKIPKMEVLSPASPGGLSDGNPSLSDPSTPRGASPLGPGSATGSGAAASGGLGLGLGGRSAASSSVSFSPGGGGGGAAAAAAAACRGMSWTPAETNALIAVWGNERLVEARYQQLEGAGTVFGSKAPGPAMYERVSRALAELGYERTPSQCRERIKLVRCPELNAVLQLWPHRC; encoded by the exons ATGCCCCCACCCTTCTCCTCCGCTCGGGGCTTCAGCGCGCCTCATCCCCGCCCCTCGCCCCGGGAGAGGAGCGGCCGGCGCGGCAGGGCTCGCGGAGGAAGGCCGGGGGCGCCCGACGGCCTCCGCGCGGCCGCCGGGGCCCGCaaccgcccgcccgcgggcgagCCAGGCCCGAGGGCAGCCCCGGAGTCCGCGGCGGCCGGATGTGCGGGCGCGTCACTTCCGGGCGGTGCAGCGGCGGCCGCTTGGAAGATGGCTGCGCCCTGTGGCTCGGAGCTGCCCGCCAACTCGCCGCTAAAAATCCCGAAGATGGAGGTGCTCTCCCCGGCTTCTCCTGGTGGCCTGAGCGACGGAAATCCATCGCTGTCCGACCCTTCCACGCCTCGGGGTGCCTCCCCGCTCGGGCCGGGCAGTGCGACGGGCTCGGGGGCAGCGGCGTCCGGGGGTctcgggctggggctggggggccgcAGCGCCGCCTCGTCCTCGGTCTCCTTCTCCCCTGGTGGCGGCGGTGGCGGGGCTGcggcagccgccgccgccgcctgccgGGGCATGTCGTGGACGCCGGCCGAGACGAACGCGCTCATCGCAGTGTGGGGCAACGAGCGGCTGGTGGAGGCGCGGTACCAGCAGCTGGAGGGAGCCGGCACGGTGTTCGGCAGCAAGGCCCCCGGGCCAGCCATGTACGAGCGCGTGTCCCGGGCCCTGGCCGAGCTGGGCTACGAGCGGACCCCGTCCCAGTGCCGGGAGCGCATCAAG CTGGTTCGATGCCCAGAACTGAATGCTGTGCTCCAGCTGTGGCCTCACCGGTGCTGA